In Gemmatimonadaceae bacterium, the genomic window TAATCGTGGTCGCGTTTCTCCTCTATCGCTTCGTTGGAGTGGGATAAGCAGCCCGTAGCATCGAGGACAATCGGTCAGGCTCACGATCAGGGAGTTCCGGCGAGCCACTGGTCGCGAAGCCGCCGCTGCCGCTCCGTGACGCGCGGAATTGGAATCAGCTCCCGGTGTGTGCCTCCGCGTTCAGCTTCGCGAGAGGCGGCGGCTCGAAAGTCGAAACACGCGCGCCGAAGAGGCACGCGTCGACATACGCGGGCTCGGACGGGGCGCACAAATTCCGGCGACCTTCGCTGTCGTTTCTCAGTGTCCCTATCTGTTCCCCAACCGCGTCGTAACACTTCACCTTGTTTGCTTCGGCGGTAATCTTGCGGCAGAACGAGAGGCCGTCGCTCGACCTGGCATTGAGGTCGACAAAATTTTTCACCACGCCTACGTAGCACCACGGCTGGTATTTTTTCGTCCCCAGGGAGCACATCTCGATTGCTTTGTCGTGATCCTGCAGCGAGTACGAGCTGATGTCGCGTCCCAGACTCTGGTAGCACACATAAACCATTTTTCCCGGCGCGCGGTCGCAGGTTTTTGCCGCGTCACCCATGTCGCCTCGGTTCAGATGCAGCATCACCGACGTCTGCATCTCATAACACGACGTCAGATACTTTCCCGGCATGATAGCGCATGGATACAGGGGATCCTTGGGATCCATGGCCTTGAACTTCGAGTGCGATCCGTGATCCATGCCCGCCATCTGACCGTCGTGCTTCGATCCGAGATCCTTCGCGGGATGATGCGGATTGGTGACATTCACGATGTTTTCCATGAATGCTCCGCCGTAGCATGAGCGGCGGTCCCACAGGTCGAGCAGCTGGTCGCAGCCCTCCAACGCCTTGGGCAGGTCGTGGTCATAGATCATCGTCAATCCATGGCCCTCTCCGTGGACACATTGAAAGAGAAGCCACCTGTCTGCGTTCGGACCGCGAAACGCGTTGCAGAGGTCGTTCACTTCTTTCGGCCCGATGGCTTTCGCCTCGTCGAAGTACGCCTGAATGACGCCGTGGTAGCAACCCGACTGGTTGCTCTCGTCGCACATCGCGAACGTTTTCGCGACGTCGTCGCCACGCTTGCCCGCTGTGATTCCAATGCCGTGCGCGAAGACGTGACCATCGCGCTTTACGTCCACATCGAGCGTCCCGAGCCGCGCCAGGGCGCCCATCGCAACGCGAACCTCTCCGCGCGCGGCAAGCGAGTCGAGGATCTTCGAGTAGCAGTCGACCTTCTTGTCAGCGCTGAGGGAGCCGCACCGCTGGTGACTGGAAAGGGCTATCGCCGTCGAGTCCATGGGACCTGCCACGGCTGTCGCAACACGGAGCGGGTTGACGCCGCTTCGCCCGAGCGCCCAGCCGCCGCCGAGGCTGACAAGGGCGACCAGCGCGACCGCCGGCCACATTATCCTGCTGTTGATATTACTCATCGGGGTGAAATCTCCGGCTCGATGTGGTGCGCGTCAGAGCGTCGGCCAAGTCCATTTGACATTGTCCGAATTTTAACCTCGTGACCAGCGTGAAGTCAGACGAGTGACGACTGTGGAGCACCATCTATTGTAGCTGGGGAGGCAGCTGGCGCGACATCATGAGAAGCCCCATTCATCGCCATCGCGCGCAGCTCCATGGACTCGATTATCCGGCGGCCGGCTGCATCGGCTACTGCGTGCTGGATGAGTACGCGCGCCACGTCTGTCGCGTGGATGGGACGGTAACGCGCAGGGAAAAGCGCGCGCAGGCCGCCGACTACCCGCTCGCCCAGACGGGGGCGCTCACGCTTGCCAACGAGCAGCGACGGTCGCGCAATGGTCAGCGACCGATATGGAAGCTCCGCAACCGCGTACTCCAGCTCGCCCTTCATGCGATTGTAGAAGAAGCGCGAGCCCGGATTGGCGCCGAGCGCGCTCACCAGCAGAAAATGGGAGACTCTCTTCTCGACTCCGAGGTGGGCGGCGGTCAACGGATAGAGGAGGTCAACAGCGCGGAAACGGGCGCGCGAGCCGGCGGCCTTCATCGTCGTCCCGAGGGCACAGATTATCTGGTCGACTGCAAACCACGAAGCCGCCGAAGTCAGGCGGTCGAAATCAACGAGATGGGTCTTGAGCTTGGGATGCGACGATGCTCCACTCAACGGCCTTCGCGAAAGGACCACGACCCGGCTGAAGGCATCGTTCTCCAGAAGAAGGCGAAGACATTCGCTGCCCACGAGGCCAGTGGCTCCAATCAGTAGAACCGAGCGATGCTCCCCCATACCAATGT contains:
- a CDS encoding NAD-dependent epimerase/dehydratase family protein, yielding MSSLLLGLKYSVEARPAGLALGGPEPAVSGAFPGSQRTLAFGVRGDVTPCCHARHIGMGEHRSVLLIGATGLVGSECLRLLLENDAFSRVVVLSRRPLSGASSHPKLKTHLVDFDRLTSAASWFAVDQIICALGTTMKAAGSRARFRAVDLLYPLTAAHLGVEKRVSHFLLVSALGANPGSRFFYNRMKGELEYAVAELPYRSLTIARPSLLVGKRERPRLGERVVGGLRALFPARYRPIHATDVARVLIQHAVADAAGRRIIESMELRAMAMNGASHDVAPAASPATIDGAPQSSLV